A DNA window from Nitrospira sp. contains the following coding sequences:
- a CDS encoding hypothetical protein (Evidence 4 : Unknown function but conserved in other organisms; MaGe:77308170): MDLRCLSKSIRHPVRVASMAGLLCLSAGCSDAVTMVRETETGGVVSYLFKEERGGPMGSLHRKEALKAMERKCPSGYAVLKEGELQGYGSMSSVEGQEGEITGRRWGMQFLCK, translated from the coding sequence ATGGATTTACGTTGCCTGAGTAAATCGATCCGTCATCCGGTCCGCGTGGCGTCGATGGCGGGGTTGTTGTGTCTAAGCGCCGGCTGTTCCGATGCAGTCACGATGGTGCGCGAGACGGAGACCGGCGGCGTGGTCAGCTATCTGTTTAAGGAAGAGCGCGGCGGACCGATGGGGTCGCTGCATCGGAAAGAAGCGTTGAAAGCGATGGAGAGGAAGTGTCCATCCGGTTATGCCGTGTTGAAAGAAGGGGAACTGCAAGGGTACGGCAGTATGTCCAGTGTGGAGGGGCAGGAGGGAGAGATTACCGGCCGGCGATGGGGGATGCAGTTTCTATGCAAGTAG
- a CDS encoding Putative Anion-selective porin (Evidence 3 : Putative function from multiple computational evidences; MaGe:77308168): protein MSYRVRWLAAGWLVLLGFCLGPAWAADTGTLVEKDGRYVFVESMDPATKLLLQRAVTQGTITQEEYDHVVKESQARTYLLQPSFKAWYDRGFNFSMNDNDFFLKIRGRFAARYTQRYRNEAYRNSGDSKNFPELLGVFGDYRASRSGEEASTFNLRTARIYFMGHLFNPDFKYYIQLAGETAENAQAPGALSVFDMNVTSTHIPWLNVQVGQYKVYFSRSQINSTASMQFATRALAMDAFTANGLNRRDVGITIMNDEEIYPVTYYFGVFNGAGPLVNRFAQFSSEEPTLGCPGGQTGGNPFPSPSGCPTNQRSLNANLRSNVNQLMYVARLQANLMGRAGYGEGDMAYSETPQLAVGGAYAYNPSIDTSTNNAFVGIDLANLSVRRQLAALGNGRMLGQGVVDFSTWTLDSVFKYRGFSLQAEYWFRNVIRHNKELPCMQTAVVGGPCTVFAPGQFGNSTGWYVQSGYYLIPRKVEVAARYAWWDPDTRSGGDLIKEVDVSLNWFLGGTYDHQIMLTYSNTAMGQGGFAIGRSAPLPAVGAAFPSGTVPLDRNASTLIENAVRLNYQIFF, encoded by the coding sequence ATGTCTTATCGCGTTCGATGGTTGGCAGCCGGGTGGTTGGTGCTGCTGGGATTCTGCCTGGGACCGGCTTGGGCTGCGGATACCGGGACGCTTGTCGAAAAAGACGGGCGGTATGTCTTTGTGGAAAGCATGGATCCGGCCACCAAGCTGCTGTTGCAGCGGGCTGTCACGCAAGGCACGATCACGCAGGAAGAGTACGATCACGTCGTCAAGGAATCGCAGGCACGCACCTATCTCTTACAGCCAAGCTTCAAGGCCTGGTATGACCGCGGGTTTAACTTCTCGATGAACGACAACGATTTCTTCCTCAAAATCCGCGGGCGGTTCGCTGCGCGCTATACGCAGCGCTATCGAAACGAGGCCTATCGGAATTCCGGGGACTCGAAGAACTTTCCTGAATTGTTGGGAGTCTTTGGCGATTATCGGGCTTCCAGGTCTGGCGAGGAGGCGTCGACCTTCAATTTGAGAACGGCCAGAATCTATTTCATGGGGCATCTGTTCAACCCGGATTTCAAATACTACATTCAGCTTGCTGGAGAGACTGCGGAGAATGCTCAGGCGCCTGGCGCGTTATCCGTCTTCGACATGAATGTTACGAGCACGCACATTCCCTGGCTGAATGTGCAAGTGGGGCAATACAAGGTGTACTTCAGCCGGTCGCAGATCAATTCGACCGCCTCCATGCAGTTCGCCACGCGCGCGCTCGCGATGGATGCATTCACGGCCAACGGGCTCAATCGGCGAGATGTCGGTATCACAATCATGAACGACGAAGAAATTTATCCGGTGACCTATTATTTTGGTGTGTTCAACGGCGCCGGTCCGTTGGTGAATCGGTTTGCGCAATTTTCCAGTGAAGAGCCGACGCTGGGATGTCCCGGCGGGCAGACGGGCGGCAATCCCTTCCCATCTCCGTCCGGATGTCCGACGAATCAACGAAGCTTGAATGCCAATCTGCGCAGCAATGTAAACCAGCTGATGTATGTCGCCCGGCTCCAGGCCAATCTGATGGGGCGGGCAGGATATGGCGAAGGAGATATGGCCTATTCCGAAACGCCGCAGCTGGCGGTCGGTGGTGCGTATGCCTATAACCCCTCCATCGACACCAGCACCAATAACGCCTTTGTCGGGATCGATTTGGCCAATCTGAGTGTCCGGCGCCAACTCGCCGCGCTCGGCAACGGACGGATGCTGGGACAGGGGGTGGTCGATTTTTCTACCTGGACGCTGGATTCAGTGTTCAAGTACCGTGGGTTCTCTCTGCAGGCCGAATATTGGTTTAGAAACGTGATTAGGCATAACAAAGAATTGCCCTGTATGCAGACGGCGGTGGTGGGGGGGCCTTGTACGGTCTTTGCGCCGGGCCAGTTCGGGAATTCCACTGGCTGGTACGTGCAATCCGGCTATTATCTGATCCCGCGAAAAGTCGAAGTGGCGGCGCGTTATGCCTGGTGGGATCCGGATACGCGGTCGGGCGGAGATCTGATTAAGGAAGTCGATGTGTCGTTGAACTGGTTTCTCGGCGGGACTTATGACCACCAGATCATGCTGACTTACAGTAATACTGCGATGGGGCAAGGCGGGTTTGCCATTGGGCGCAGCGCGCCGTTGCCGGCTGTTGGGGCGGCGTTCCCGTCCGGGACAGTACCGCTGGATAGGAACGCCAGCACGTTGATTGAAAACGCGGTGCGTCTTAATTATCAAATATTTTTCTAA
- a CDS encoding Molybdate-binding protein ModA (MaGe:77308169), with protein sequence MVRIIALICAFVFSGASLAGAAEVSIAAASDLNFAFKELAVEYEKATGNHVKLSLGSSGNFYAQIQNGAPFDLYFSADIGYPKKLEEAGLTVPGSLYRYAVGRIVLWAGTASRLDVSKGLDVLREPSIRKIAIANPKHAPYGRAAVAAMESAHLYEAVKEKLILGENISQAAQFIESGACEIGIIALSLALSPAMADKGTYWEIPADAYPPLEQGAAILKQSKNQEAAGRFLEFLKGSQGQDIMRRYGFTLPE encoded by the coding sequence ATGGTGCGAATCATTGCCCTCATCTGTGCGTTCGTGTTCTCAGGTGCGAGCCTGGCCGGCGCAGCGGAGGTTTCCATTGCGGCGGCGTCGGACCTGAATTTCGCGTTCAAGGAACTCGCCGTCGAGTATGAAAAGGCCACCGGCAATCATGTGAAGCTGTCGCTGGGGTCGTCGGGAAACTTTTATGCGCAGATCCAGAACGGCGCACCGTTCGATCTCTATTTTTCCGCCGACATTGGATATCCCAAGAAACTGGAAGAGGCAGGGTTGACGGTGCCAGGATCGCTCTATCGCTACGCGGTCGGGAGGATTGTGTTGTGGGCCGGGACGGCGTCGCGGTTGGATGTCTCTAAGGGACTCGATGTTCTGCGGGAGCCTAGCATCAGGAAGATTGCGATTGCCAATCCCAAGCATGCGCCGTATGGCCGCGCAGCGGTGGCGGCGATGGAATCGGCTCATTTGTATGAGGCGGTGAAAGAGAAGCTGATTTTGGGCGAGAATATTTCACAGGCGGCGCAATTCATTGAATCCGGCGCTTGCGAGATCGGCATCATCGCGCTGTCACTGGCGCTGTCTCCCGCAATGGCCGACAAAGGGACCTACTGGGAGATTCCAGCCGATGCCTATCCTCCGCTGGAGCAGGGGGCGGCGATTCTCAAACAGTCCAAGAATCAGGAGGCGGCTGGGCGCTTCCTGGAGTTTTTGAAAGGCTCGCAGGGACAGGACATTATGAGGCGATATGGATTTACGTTGCCTGAGTAA
- a CDS encoding hypothetical protein (Evidence 5 : Unknown function; MaGe:77308171): protein MQVGRIHQQGVVCFLSVSVLLIAGTAAWVDEGALLQRPQAEAASHERSCRASNQDSVRAEQFDGVQIEASDLVLYEQFFESILRAPLVQRIDHPQVDRLRGYCYRNVFVVVRQDFRTPRPTGWVQLNFTVLSVATVQEELERAYRASSVYLLGEEARAKIVRFRVKPDVMRGDRRVARLEVAGPEGFMIGFDQEK, encoded by the coding sequence ATGCAAGTAGGCAGGATTCACCAGCAAGGAGTAGTTTGTTTTTTGAGCGTGAGCGTGCTTCTGATTGCCGGCACGGCGGCATGGGTTGACGAGGGTGCTCTGCTCCAGCGCCCTCAAGCGGAGGCGGCTTCTCACGAGCGGTCTTGCCGTGCGTCCAACCAGGATTCAGTCAGGGCTGAGCAATTTGACGGCGTGCAGATCGAAGCCTCCGACCTCGTGCTGTATGAGCAATTCTTTGAATCTATTTTACGAGCCCCGCTCGTTCAACGAATCGATCATCCGCAGGTCGATCGCCTGCGCGGCTACTGTTATCGGAATGTATTCGTCGTCGTGCGCCAGGATTTTCGCACTCCTCGGCCCACGGGGTGGGTGCAGCTTAATTTCACTGTTTTGAGTGTTGCGACGGTGCAAGAGGAATTGGAGCGGGCCTATCGCGCCTCTTCCGTCTATCTGCTGGGGGAAGAGGCGCGTGCCAAAATTGTCCGGTTTCGTGTGAAGCCGGATGTGATGCGAGGCGATCGAAGGGTTGCTCGCCTCGAAGTCGCGGGGCCTGAGGGATTCATGATCGGGTTCGATCAGGAAAAATAG
- a CDS encoding Molybdenum transport system permease protein ModB (MaGe:77308173) → MGGFVNWLAIWVTFKLASLTAAALMVIGLPIAYWLAYSTWRWKFVVESIVALPLVLPPTVLGFYILVAIGPHSPIGRFYADLVGHPLPFTFEGLLFASILYSLPFAVQPFATAFEQVDRTVIEASWTLGLSKVKTFFKLILPLSTAGLITGAVLSFAHTLGEFGVVLMVGGNIEGVTRTVSIDIYDEVQALNYAGAAKTAAFLLVISYLVLLLVYAMNRKVWAVWPQK, encoded by the coding sequence GTGGGTGGGTTTGTGAACTGGCTGGCCATCTGGGTGACCTTCAAGCTGGCGAGTCTCACGGCCGCCGCGTTGATGGTGATCGGATTGCCGATTGCCTATTGGCTGGCCTATTCCACCTGGCGATGGAAGTTCGTTGTCGAATCGATTGTCGCGCTGCCGTTGGTGCTGCCGCCGACGGTGCTCGGCTTCTACATTCTCGTGGCCATCGGTCCGCACAGTCCGATCGGCCGGTTCTATGCCGACCTTGTCGGCCATCCGTTGCCGTTTACGTTTGAGGGGCTGCTCTTCGCGTCGATCTTGTACAGTCTCCCATTTGCCGTGCAGCCGTTTGCCACAGCGTTCGAACAGGTTGATCGGACGGTGATCGAAGCTTCGTGGACTTTGGGGCTGTCGAAGGTGAAGACATTCTTCAAGCTCATTCTGCCGTTGTCGACAGCGGGGCTCATTACCGGCGCGGTGTTAAGCTTTGCCCATACGCTGGGAGAGTTTGGAGTGGTGTTGATGGTGGGCGGCAATATCGAAGGCGTGACGCGCACGGTCTCCATCGATATTTACGACGAGGTGCAGGCGCTTAATTATGCCGGCGCAGCCAAGACGGCCGCATTTCTTCTGGTCATTTCCTATCTTGTTTTGTTGCTGGTCTATGCCATGAATCGAAAGGTCTGGGCGGTATGGCCGCAGAAGTAA
- a CDS encoding Putative Transcriptional regulator ModE (Evidence 3 : Putative function from multiple computational evidences; MaGe:77308165) — translation MTKRKPSSNVPSFCLNRLKEVRTARGLSQSELAARADVTRQAISSIEANRYLPTTVVALQLAQVLNTSVEELFSLQSAGEVIEAGLIDVPKPMSSADPLPRVKVVKVNGRYLARPVTGLGEVLSYTVAADGFLESRETSRRGRSDRSVVQVRLSRDRQAIEQEIAVAGCDPAIFLAGEHLRRRKDTTSVVGWTMGSIAALQALQRGEVHVAGIHLTDDSTGESNLPFLRRHVKASAYEVITFATWEEGLVVRQGNPKQIRSVADLAGNDVTMINREEGAGARLLLDQRLRSAGLAGSQVKGYDRTAASHLHVARLVAEGQADAGLGIRSAAQSYGLEFIPLQSARYDLVVPKSYLSSHPSLTHLFDTLASRPFRSEIAAIGGYDTTDTGKLQTL, via the coding sequence ATGACGAAGCGAAAGCCATCTTCCAATGTTCCCTCTTTCTGTCTGAATCGTCTCAAGGAGGTTCGTACGGCCAGAGGACTTTCTCAGAGCGAGTTAGCGGCTCGGGCAGATGTGACTCGTCAGGCTATTTCCTCGATTGAAGCCAATCGCTATCTCCCCACCACGGTTGTGGCACTCCAACTGGCGCAGGTGTTGAACACGTCCGTCGAGGAGTTGTTCTCGTTGCAATCCGCCGGAGAAGTGATTGAGGCCGGGTTGATCGATGTGCCAAAGCCAATGTCTTCGGCCGATCCATTGCCGAGAGTGAAGGTCGTGAAGGTGAATGGCCGGTATCTGGCCCGACCGGTGACAGGGCTCGGCGAAGTATTGAGCTATACGGTCGCGGCCGATGGATTTCTGGAATCGCGGGAGACGAGTCGGCGCGGACGTTCGGATCGGTCTGTTGTGCAGGTGCGGCTCTCGCGCGATCGGCAGGCCATCGAGCAAGAGATTGCGGTGGCGGGGTGCGATCCGGCGATTTTCCTAGCGGGTGAACATCTTCGTCGGCGGAAGGATACCACCAGTGTGGTCGGCTGGACGATGGGGAGCATCGCCGCGCTCCAGGCCTTGCAGCGGGGCGAGGTGCATGTGGCGGGGATTCATTTGACGGACGATTCGACGGGCGAGAGCAATTTGCCGTTTCTCCGCCGCCACGTGAAGGCGAGCGCCTATGAGGTGATTACGTTTGCGACCTGGGAAGAAGGATTAGTCGTTCGTCAGGGCAATCCCAAACAGATTCGATCGGTTGCCGATCTCGCGGGCAATGATGTGACGATGATCAATCGGGAGGAGGGGGCAGGCGCGCGTCTGCTGCTCGATCAGCGGCTTCGGAGCGCAGGGCTCGCCGGGTCGCAGGTCAAAGGATACGACCGTACGGCGGCTTCTCATCTCCACGTTGCCCGGTTGGTTGCGGAAGGGCAGGCTGATGCCGGCTTGGGGATCAGGTCCGCCGCGCAATCGTACGGTCTCGAATTCATTCCGCTGCAGTCGGCGCGCTACGATCTGGTGGTCCCGAAATCCTATCTCTCCAGCCATCCGTCTTTGACTCATCTCTTCGACACATTAGCCAGCCGGCCGTTCAGGTCTGAGATTGCCGCGATCGGCGGGTATGACACGACGGACACGGGCAAGCTCCAGACATTGTAA
- a CDS encoding Molybdenum-pterin-binding protein (MaGe:77308172) — protein MKLSARNQFQGAVTKITEGQAMAEVTAKVGTLEFVAAITEGSVKNMGLKVGDSVTVYVKATEVMIGK, from the coding sequence GTGAAGCTCAGTGCAAGAAATCAATTCCAAGGAGCGGTGACGAAGATTACGGAAGGCCAAGCGATGGCCGAGGTTACGGCGAAAGTCGGCACGCTTGAATTTGTAGCCGCAATTACCGAAGGGTCGGTTAAGAACATGGGGTTGAAGGTTGGCGATTCGGTCACGGTGTATGTGAAAGCCACGGAAGTGATGATTGGCAAATAG
- a CDS encoding exported protein of unknown function (Evidence 5 : Unknown function; MaGe:77308175), whose translation MWKVALLCIALLSAAPSWAAEEHVIVTKSANGTRNTRPFTVQDRWELRWDAKGQKFAIYLFTADGERQGLLPIVTQDKPGADSSYYPKAGEYYLKIVSDGDWTVTVVQLP comes from the coding sequence ATGTGGAAGGTGGCACTATTATGCATAGCACTTCTCTCCGCTGCGCCATCTTGGGCTGCTGAGGAACATGTAATTGTCACAAAATCAGCCAACGGCACCAGGAATACAAGACCATTCACAGTGCAAGATCGATGGGAATTACGCTGGGACGCGAAGGGGCAGAAATTTGCAATTTACCTCTTTACGGCAGACGGCGAACGTCAAGGGCTATTGCCAATAGTGACCCAAGATAAGCCGGGAGCGGATTCTAGCTACTACCCGAAAGCCGGCGAATATTATTTGAAGATCGTGTCGGATGGCGACTGGACTGTGACCGTCGTCCAACTCCCATAA
- a CDS encoding conserved exported protein of unknown function (Evidence 4 : Unknown function but conserved in other organisms; MaGe:77308167), whose protein sequence is MRYRYRVFVLGRMILCLVAMGLSSSCARLPYTTTVVHDDARLVVALQRDVDGSVYSHPVRLTPAELTDILQGFSFRPKQRVPLRWFAEENPPKPVFRPDELEALVGRLSEGLRAAGPEERVHFELRAPGLNPSVRRDVVGGWVAVRDPYLYVTLEYVHVQIPTRKADLYDYNYPTPPPPPAEYLLYFEPGRFWTVDQKGLSALDYRAFLKAPKVGSSPGP, encoded by the coding sequence ATGCGTTATCGATATCGTGTGTTCGTCTTGGGGCGAATGATTCTTTGTCTGGTTGCGATGGGATTGTCCTCTTCCTGTGCGCGGTTGCCGTACACCACCACTGTCGTGCATGACGACGCGCGCCTGGTGGTGGCGCTTCAACGGGACGTTGACGGCTCGGTCTATTCGCATCCGGTGCGGCTGACGCCGGCGGAATTGACGGACATTTTGCAGGGGTTCTCGTTCCGGCCCAAGCAGCGTGTGCCGTTGCGTTGGTTTGCTGAAGAAAATCCTCCCAAGCCGGTCTTTCGCCCTGATGAGCTGGAAGCATTGGTCGGACGGCTCTCGGAAGGATTGCGCGCCGCCGGACCAGAAGAGCGAGTGCATTTCGAGCTCCGGGCGCCGGGTCTCAACCCCAGCGTCCGCCGCGATGTGGTCGGTGGATGGGTGGCGGTCCGGGACCCGTATCTATACGTGACGCTGGAATATGTGCATGTGCAGATCCCGACAAGAAAAGCGGATCTCTACGATTACAACTATCCCACTCCGCCGCCGCCGCCTGCCGAGTATCTGCTGTACTTCGAGCCGGGCCGCTTTTGGACGGTTGATCAGAAGGGCTTGTCGGCGCTGGACTATCGCGCATTCCTGAAGGCGCCGAAAGTCGGATCGTCTCCGGGGCCGTAG
- a CDS encoding ABC transporter ATP-binding protein (MaGe:77308174): MAAEVIVDVMKTFPGRTAIRASFRYPVEASTVLILFGPSGSGKTTVLRSMAGLEGPEAGRIQFLSRVWLDTDARINVSPQDRQIGYMAQSYALFPNYSVAGNIAYGLENLTLAERQARVREMVELFQLTGLEESKPRELSGGQQQRVALARAVAPRPQLLLLDEPLSALDAPTRLQLRGELRSLLRQLALPSIIVTHDWAEALTLGDVMAVMSEGAVLQVGTPQEVFCKPVNAEVARVVGVETVVQGTLADAHDGLATVRVGAVSLTAVAEEPVGADVFVCIRAEDVTLELAGAGPTSARNHLQGTVSAIASLGALARVTIECGFSLVAVITRSALTELELTVGTSVRASFKAGSVHLISR, encoded by the coding sequence ATGGCCGCAGAAGTAATCGTCGATGTGATGAAGACCTTTCCTGGGCGAACAGCTATTCGCGCCAGTTTCCGTTATCCGGTTGAGGCCTCGACGGTGTTGATCCTGTTTGGTCCGTCCGGTTCGGGCAAGACGACGGTGCTGCGCTCGATGGCAGGGCTGGAGGGGCCTGAGGCTGGCAGGATTCAGTTCCTCTCCAGGGTCTGGCTGGATACGGATGCGCGCATCAATGTGTCGCCGCAAGACCGGCAGATCGGCTATATGGCGCAGAGCTACGCCTTGTTCCCCAATTATTCCGTGGCCGGAAACATTGCGTATGGATTGGAGAATCTCACGCTGGCTGAGCGGCAGGCGCGGGTGCGGGAGATGGTGGAACTGTTTCAGTTGACCGGATTGGAAGAGTCAAAGCCGCGTGAGCTATCCGGAGGCCAGCAGCAGCGGGTGGCGCTGGCTCGCGCTGTGGCGCCTCGGCCGCAGTTGTTGTTACTGGATGAGCCGCTCTCCGCGTTGGACGCGCCGACTCGGTTGCAGCTCCGAGGTGAGCTGAGAAGTTTGTTGAGACAATTGGCGCTGCCGTCGATTATCGTGACGCACGATTGGGCCGAAGCCTTGACGCTGGGCGATGTGATGGCGGTGATGAGTGAGGGAGCGGTTCTTCAAGTGGGGACCCCTCAAGAGGTATTCTGCAAGCCGGTCAATGCGGAGGTCGCCAGAGTGGTTGGTGTTGAAACGGTGGTGCAGGGCACATTGGCCGATGCCCATGATGGGCTGGCGACAGTGCGAGTGGGAGCGGTCTCTCTGACGGCGGTCGCCGAGGAGCCTGTCGGAGCTGATGTGTTCGTGTGCATTAGGGCGGAAGATGTGACGCTTGAACTCGCGGGGGCCGGGCCCACCAGCGCCCGAAATCATCTCCAGGGAACCGTGAGTGCGATTGCCTCACTCGGCGCTCTGGCGCGGGTCACGATCGAGTGCGGGTTTTCTCTGGTCGCAGTTATTACAAGGTCGGCGTTGACAGAACTGGAGTTGACGGTCGGCACTTCGGTCAGAGCGTCTTTCAAAGCCGGGTCGGTGCATCTGATCTCGCGTTAG
- a CDS encoding Molybdenum ABC transporter (MaGe:77308166), translating to MTLRWMRAATVWICLSVSALAAITSCASISSPVRDAQRPRVLVIATSPAVEEAMVQLGRAFEASHPDVRVQLSIDTSLDLRRTVAGMENRGKSFIGSGPIHLVAPGGDEVITRMEQKYYLLPEAKALYATERLVLAVPESLSEAPESFEALATVPAVRIAIADQRTRLGVETSRLLSALGLTSAEGSRIDLANDPAGILDHLLSGQADVGILFGQDAARAQQRVRVVATAPTGLYKPIPHFIAMERYCPDRPLCEEFLRFVTSPDGQSVVKRLGYGPGALPESPVRVFMP from the coding sequence ATGACTCTTCGATGGATGCGAGCGGCAACGGTGTGGATCTGTCTGTCGGTTAGCGCGCTCGCGGCTATAACGAGCTGCGCGTCGATCTCGAGTCCGGTTCGAGATGCTCAACGTCCTCGGGTGCTGGTTATCGCCACGTCGCCAGCTGTGGAAGAGGCGATGGTGCAATTGGGTCGGGCGTTCGAAGCCAGTCATCCAGATGTGCGCGTGCAACTCTCGATCGATACGTCGCTCGATCTTCGGCGGACCGTTGCTGGGATGGAGAACCGGGGCAAGTCCTTCATTGGCTCAGGGCCCATTCATCTGGTGGCGCCTGGCGGCGATGAGGTCATCACCCGTATGGAGCAAAAATATTATCTGCTCCCGGAAGCGAAAGCCCTATATGCGACGGAACGGCTGGTGCTGGCGGTTCCGGAGTCGTTGAGCGAGGCTCCCGAATCGTTCGAGGCCCTAGCCACGGTGCCGGCCGTGCGAATTGCAATTGCCGACCAGCGGACGCGATTGGGCGTGGAGACCAGCCGGTTGCTGTCCGCGCTGGGGCTCACCAGTGCGGAGGGTTCCCGTATCGATCTGGCCAATGACCCAGCGGGGATTTTGGATCATCTGCTCAGCGGTCAGGCCGATGTCGGCATTCTGTTCGGTCAGGATGCCGCGCGGGCTCAGCAGCGGGTGCGTGTTGTGGCCACGGCCCCGACCGGGCTGTACAAGCCGATTCCTCATTTCATCGCCATGGAGCGGTATTGTCCGGATCGTCCGCTCTGCGAAGAGTTTTTGCGATTTGTCACCAGTCCAGATGGGCAGTCGGTCGTGAAACGGTTGGGATATGGACCGGGAGCGCTGCCTGAATCCCCGGTGCGCGTTTTTATGCCCTGA